The Armatimonadota bacterium genome contains a region encoding:
- the glyA gene encoding serine hydroxymethyltransferase, whose product MNRSLREVDPEMADVLAGELERQQSTLVMIPSENYASKAVLDAQGCIMTNKYAEGYPGARWYHGCEFVDVAESLAIARAKELFGAEHANVQPHTGTAANMAAYYALLEPGDTILAMSVDQGGHLTHGNKLNFSGRYYRIAFYGVDRQSERLDYDAILHAARHERPKLIVVGASAYPRQIDFKRCRAIADEVDAYLMADIAHIVGLIAAGLHPDPVPYCDIVTSTTHKTLRGPRGAFIMCRRELAEAIDRAVFPGVQAGPLMHVIAAKAVAFREAMTESFREYQRQIIANCQALAEELMAQGFRLTTGGTDNHLILVDLRPQTITGKEGADLLEQAGIIVNKNVIPYDHQPPAIASGIRPGTPALTTRGMKEPQMRRIAEMMGRVLHHRHDAAVRRAVRDEVRELCAGFPVYTELNSA is encoded by the coding sequence ATGAACCGCAGCTTACGCGAAGTTGACCCCGAGATGGCGGATGTCCTGGCCGGCGAGCTCGAGCGCCAGCAAAGCACCTTGGTCATGATCCCCTCGGAGAACTACGCCAGCAAGGCGGTGCTTGACGCCCAGGGCTGCATCATGACCAACAAGTACGCCGAGGGCTACCCCGGCGCGCGCTGGTATCACGGCTGCGAGTTCGTGGACGTTGCCGAGTCGCTGGCGATCGCGCGCGCCAAGGAGCTTTTCGGCGCCGAGCACGCCAACGTCCAGCCCCACACCGGCACCGCGGCCAACATGGCCGCCTACTATGCCCTGCTGGAGCCCGGGGATACCATCCTCGCCATGTCGGTGGACCAGGGCGGCCACCTCACCCACGGCAACAAGCTCAACTTCTCCGGCCGCTACTACCGCATCGCCTTCTACGGCGTTGACCGCCAGTCCGAGCGCCTGGATTACGATGCGATCTTGCACGCCGCGCGCCACGAGCGCCCCAAGCTCATCGTCGTCGGCGCCAGCGCCTACCCGCGGCAGATAGACTTCAAGCGCTGCCGCGCCATCGCCGACGAGGTGGACGCCTACCTGATGGCGGACATCGCCCACATCGTGGGGCTGATCGCCGCCGGGCTGCATCCCGACCCCGTGCCCTACTGCGACATCGTGACCTCGACCACCCACAAGACCCTGCGCGGGCCGCGGGGGGCGTTCATCATGTGCCGGCGCGAGCTGGCGGAGGCGATTGACCGCGCGGTTTTCCCCGGGGTGCAGGCGGGGCCGCTGATGCACGTCATCGCCGCCAAGGCCGTCGCGTTCAGAGAGGCGATGACGGAGAGCTTCCGGGAGTATCAGCGGCAGATCATCGCCAACTGCCAGGCGCTGGCGGAGGAGCTGATGGCGCAAGGTTTCCGGTTGACCACCGGGGGCACCGACAACCACCTCATATTGGTTGACCTGCGCCCACAGACTATCACCGGCAAGGAGGGCGCGGATCTCTTGGAGCAGGCGGGCATCATCGTCAACAAGAACGTCATCCCGTATGACCACCAGCCGCCCGCCATCGCCAGCGGCATCCGCCCCGGCACGCCGGCGCTGACCACGCGCGGGATGAAGGAGCCGCAGATGCGCCGGATCGCGGAGATGATGGGCCGCGTGCTCCACCACCGTCACGACGCCGCGGTGCGCCGCGCCGTGCGCGACGAAGTCCGCGAGTTGTGCGCGGGCTTCCCGGTTTACACGGAGTTGAACTCCGCATAG